From the Streptomyces sp. NBC_00341 genome, the window CTGCGCATTCCGCGTCGCTGCCGGTGCCGTACTCGTATTCGTCGCCCGCCGGTCGACCGAGGGGATTCACCCGCCTCTGTTGCACCTTTCTGCCACCTCACCGAAGAAAGAGCTTGCAGCCACCCGGCTCCCCGCCTACGGTGCTGCGCATGGGTTCTCTGTGATACTCCCCGTGCGGCCGCGTTGAGCTTGGCTCCGCCGTCGCACGTTCTCGTCCGTGCTTCCGCTCCTCCCGGTAATGCCGCCTGTTTGGCGTACCGCGGAGTGTTTCCGGCGTGCGCGGACGCGTACGTCCACCCGTGCCGATCGGCCCCGCCGAGAACAGGGGACTCCATGCTTACTGCACAGCTATCTCTTCAGAACGTCACCCGCCGCTACGACGACCACGTCGTGCTGGACGACGTGTCCTTCAGCGTCAAGCCGGGCGAGAAGGCCGGCATCATCGGCGACAACGGAGCCGGAAAATCCACCCTGCTGCGACTGATCGCCGGCCAGGACCGGCCCGACAACGGCGAACTGACCGTGATCGCACCAGGCGGCTCGGGCTATCTGGCCCAGTCGTTGGCCCTGCCCCCCGAGGCCACCGTCCAGGCCGCAGTGGATATGGCTCTTGCCGACCTGCGTGAACTCGAAGCGCGTATGCACCACGCCGAAGCCGGACTCAGGGGCTTGGCGGGGGCGGAGCTCACCGCCGCGCTGGACGCCTACGCCCACATGCTCGCCCAGTACGAGGCGCGCGCCGGCTACGAAGCCGATGCCCGGGTGGACATCGCCCTGCACGGGCTCGGCCTGCCGGATCTGGCTCGGGACCGGACCCTGGGCACGCTTTCGGGCGGTGAGCGATCACGGCTGGCGCTGGCCGCGACCTTGGCGTCCCAGCCGGAGCTGCTACTGCTGGACGAGCCGACCAACGATCTGGACGACCAAGCGGTGGGCTGGCTGGAGGAACACCTGCGGGCGCATCGCGGCACGGTGCTCGCGGTCACCCACGACCGGGTGTTCCTGGAACGGGTCACCACCACGATCCTGGAGGTCGGCGAGGGCAAGGTGACGCGTCACGGCGACGGCTACAACGGCTACCTTGCCGCCAAGGCCGCTGAGCGGCGGCGCCGTCTGCAGGAGTACGCGCACTGGTGCACGGAGCTGGCCCGCAGTCAGAAGCTGGCCGCCACGAACGTGGCACGGCTGGAGGCGATCCCTCGCAAGGCGCCGTTCGCCGTGTTCGGCCACGGCGGCTTCCGTGCCCGCGGCCGTGGCCACGGGGCGATGGTCCGTATCCGCAATGCGAAGGAGCGTGTCGAACGGCTGACGGACAAGCCTGTCGCGCCGCCGCCCGAACCGCTGGTCCTCGCCGCTCGGATGTCCACCGCCGATGGTCGGACGTCGCAGGCCGCGGCGGAACTCACCGGCATCCGTGTCGAGGGCCGGCTGCACGTACCTTCGCTGCGGATCGGCGGCGAGGAGCGGCTGTTGGTCACCGGACCCAACGGGGCCGGCAAGACAACGCTCATGCGGGTGCTGGCGGGTGAGCTGCGGCCCGATGAGGGGACGGTGCGCACGCGGGGCCGAGTCGGGCACCTGAGACAGGAAGAGACACCGTGGCCGCCCGGCCTGACAGTCCCACAGGCGTTCGCCCACGGCTGCGGGGGCGAACTGGATGAGCGCATCGACCATCTTCTGTCCCTCGGCCTGTTCAGCCCTGCCGAGCTGCGCCTGAAAGTGGGCGAACTGTCCTATGGACAAAGGCGCCGGATCGAACTGGCCCGTCTCGTCAGCGAACCCGTCGACCTGTTGCTGCTGGACGAGCCCACCAACCATCTCTCCCCCGTCCTGGTCGAAGAACTGGAAGGAGCGCTGGCCCGCTACCGAGGCGCGGTCGTCGTCGTCACCCACGACCGCCGCATGCGAACCCGCTTCACCGGCAGGCACGTGCAACTGAACGCGGGCCACGTCGCACAGTT encodes:
- a CDS encoding TlrC/CarA/OleB/SrmB family ABC-F type ribosomal protection protein — translated: MLTAQLSLQNVTRRYDDHVVLDDVSFSVKPGEKAGIIGDNGAGKSTLLRLIAGQDRPDNGELTVIAPGGSGYLAQSLALPPEATVQAAVDMALADLRELEARMHHAEAGLRGLAGAELTAALDAYAHMLAQYEARAGYEADARVDIALHGLGLPDLARDRTLGTLSGGERSRLALAATLASQPELLLLDEPTNDLDDQAVGWLEEHLRAHRGTVLAVTHDRVFLERVTTTILEVGEGKVTRHGDGYNGYLAAKAAERRRRLQEYAHWCTELARSQKLAATNVARLEAIPRKAPFAVFGHGGFRARGRGHGAMVRIRNAKERVERLTDKPVAPPPEPLVLAARMSTADGRTSQAAAELTGIRVEGRLHVPSLRIGGEERLLVTGPNGAGKTTLMRVLAGELRPDEGTVRTRGRVGHLRQEETPWPPGLTVPQAFAHGCGGELDERIDHLLSLGLFSPAELRLKVGELSYGQRRRIELARLVSEPVDLLLLDEPTNHLSPVLVEELEGALARYRGAVVVVTHDRRMRTRFTGRHVQLNAGHVAQFQATGAV